The following nucleotide sequence is from Armatimonadota bacterium.
CTAACGACGTACTTTATCTCATCTCCAATGAAGATGCTTGCTGGCTTCCCATCGAGTGCGAGAACATTAGGATTTGCCAATACTTTAGCCTTACCATCATCCACGAGAGCGTTAATGGTCGCTATTATCTCCATTGGCGAGCGTTGGAAATGACCAAGCACAACTGGCGGTTCCTGACCAACGTCGTTAACGTGTCTTTCATTAAATGAGACTCTACTCCATTCCCATTCGATACCAAGATCCTTAGCAAATTCATTGCGTATGTCTACAACTTTTGCCTCGATTAGGATTTGCGGCTGTTGTACATCAACCTTTGCAAGAAATTCCTTTGCCTTGTTAATCTCTTCAGGCGTACCCGTTATAAGCAGAGTCTTAGGTGGAGCTTCCTTCTTAGGTTGTGCATTCTGACCGGCTGAGCCTCCTTCAGATGTGTTACCCATTGCCAATGCGCTTGGCTTCTCAAGGTCAAAGCCTTGGTTCGGGCCTATTACAACCTTAACTCCCGGCACACAAGATTGCAGAAGAGCTGCTAACTCATTAATGTCGGCATACTTTACCTCATATACTTCCATAACCGAGGTTTGAGCCTTATCCGCTAGTGATTGTTCAACCTGGTCAACAAATGCCTTGGCAGCTTTTACTTCACCAGCAGGACCTGTCAAAACAAGGACAACATTTGTTTTGGGAGCATCCTTATCGAGACTCTTGCTTGTCGTTGCTTTTACAGCAGCAAACTGGGTCTCAAGCATTTTAGTGACCATATCACTATCAGCGTATTTTAAGACCACAACCTCGGTAACTTTTTCGTCACCAAAACTGGCACCGCCCGCCGCAAGTGCCTTCAAATTCTCTGCAGTTCCAACCACATAAGCGCCTTCTACTTGGGCGTATTTGTAGCCACTAAGGTTAGCCACGAGTTTGAGAGCCTCTTCCACGGTGACATTGCTGAGAGCAACCGTTACTTCTCCCTTAACATCAGGGCTTGCCACAATGTTTACACCGCTTTCAGTTGATAGCGCTTTCAAAACGTCATGAATATCCGTGCCAACGAAATCAAGGGTGATTCGCTTTGCCGGCTTATTAGCATCCACTGTGGCCGCAGCAACGACAGCATTTGATACGCCGATGGGTGCAGCGCTGGCAACTAGTATTGGCTTACTTTCGGTAACCGTTGGTTTAAGCTCAGCAACTGGTGCTGAAGCTACCAAGGTAATTGGCGCACTTGACTGCGCTTCCGCAGACACTTTAGGCCTGAGGCTAACAACTTCAGAAGCGGAGCTATTTGGCAAAACCGGTTTGACCTCAGCAACAGGAGCTGAAAGAGTGATTATTGGTTCTTCTATCTTACTTGTTTTATTCACCACAAACTTAGCTGAAGCTGAAGCTTTGGTAGAAGAATCAATCGCCGGCTTTTTTACAGCATTATTAGTCTTGAAGATTGTAATAACTGCTGCACGCCTGCCGTTGAAGTAATTTACAGAATATTTTAATTTTCGACTCGTAGATACAACTATTCGGACAATGGGTGGCGAATTTTTGTACCAACCACACTTTACAGTCTTGATACCGCCATCATTAACGATAAATTGCCTCGTTACATGTTTGCCGAGATATCCGTTAAGATCGAAAAACAAGTGTTGCTGCTTCACCCAGCCGCTGTGAATTGTCATCGGTCGTGAAGCACTGATATTGATTTGCACAGAGTCGGCCAGCTCGGCAACCTGGACTTTTTCGAATACTTGCTTTCCAGCGTAAGCTGGAACTGTCCATAACAATATGAGAACCAAAGCGATAAAGGTCTTAAAGAATGTTGCAGCATACTTATGCCTGTGCCCCTTTGTTATTTTCATTGTTACCTCCTAAACGTAGAAAGAATGTTTTACCGTTGTAGGCAATCTTCACGCCTGCACGAGAAATGGAAACTACATTAAACTTTCCTTCAATCTTTTGGCCCTCGCGGACTATGTATCGAGTGTTGTTTGGCCCGCGGATTATTGCGACATTAATTGAGCCTTCAATAACACCCGTAAGCCTAAGTTCTGGAGGGAGATCCTTTTCCTCTTCTCCCGTCATATTAGTCTGGCCGCTGCTTATTCCACTATTGCAATTGGTGCCAATCGCAAGCGGCGGCATTATTTGAATTGGTGGTTTTGTATCGCTATTGAACAAGGGTGGCAGATTAGCCCTCAAGACCGGGCTTCTCTTTTCACCGAAACCAGGTTGTTGCGTTTTGGGTAGCGTCTGTGGTGCAAACGGATCACGAGCATCAAAGCTCTGCGCTTCTGCAAGCACAGACGATTCCTCTGCACCTTTAATCTGAACTTCTGTTTGTTCAGTTCTAGTAGACTGCTCCTCTGTCTGCGCCAGTTTTTCTTTTTGGGGTGGAGCAGCTTGTGTGCCTATGCCTATCACACGATAAACACCAAATCCTATAACTAATGCGATAAGGCAGCACAATACAATAAGCTGCTTTTTCTGTCCCTCTTCAATTTTCATATCTTACCTCCGCTATGTGCTCTGAGAAGCCTGTTTGACTTCATTTGGCTTAGCCAACGACTTTATTGGCTCATCCTTAAGAATGAAGGCTGTTGTATTTAGCTTGACGGATAACACGGGGGAGCCACGGTCTGGTTGATTGGGTATCCCTGCAGGGCTAGCTTGAAAACTATTAACCCTGACTATTTTTGGAAAAGCCGTTATTTTATAAAGAAACCGGACAACATCCCAATACTTGCCGTGAATTTCAATGTCAATGTCTAACTTGTCATATGGTTCTTCTTTCGGCTTGACCTCTTTTTTATCTTCACCCTCAGAGGTAGAAGGCGTAACTGCTGCAGGTTGCGATACAATTGGTCTAACGCCAACAACCTTTAGGT
It contains:
- the pilO gene encoding type 4a pilus biogenesis protein PilO produces the protein MLKIKPSRTLLIGLIVGAGLVFVASGLGYWNRSSVLDKIQAEVSKKQEALENSEKIAKRLNRVEAEYTDAQMKLACLEQGVSTRAYVPTLLRQLEELGKNVNLKVVGVRPIVSQPAAVTPSTSEGEDKKEVKPKEEPYDKLDIDIEIHGKYWDVVRFLYKITAFPKIVRVNSFQASPAGIPNQPDRGSPVLSVKLNTTAFILKDEPIKSLAKPNEVKQASQST